The Spirosoma foliorum genome has a window encoding:
- a CDS encoding helix-turn-helix domain-containing protein codes for MLNNFFKYLTVSKTEESWGLYVTTVGYSKVEPNQNYPNESHPDSHKLTWNRGRILNDYYIIFITRGKGVFEAENLQPTEVSAGQCFFLFPGVWHRYKPDVKSGWEEYWVGFNGYYIQQLMKNLNFNPARPFVDIKSNKEILVLLHRIFDQVKAASVGYHQQIAGITLQILGVLNTISRFKAYDNDPVGRLIAKAEFILQESYETQVDVEELASQLPMGYSAFRKAFKRITGVSPNQYHLNLRLSRARDLLINTNLNISEITNQTGFESVYYFSKLFKKKNGLSPVAFRKQESII; via the coding sequence ATGTTGAACAACTTTTTCAAATACCTAACCGTCAGTAAGACCGAAGAGAGTTGGGGCCTGTATGTAACCACAGTTGGTTACTCAAAAGTTGAACCAAACCAGAACTACCCTAACGAGTCTCATCCTGACAGTCATAAACTGACCTGGAACAGAGGCAGAATCTTAAACGACTATTACATCATCTTTATAACCAGAGGTAAGGGTGTATTTGAAGCAGAAAATCTGCAACCTACCGAAGTGAGTGCGGGGCAATGCTTCTTTCTTTTTCCTGGTGTGTGGCATCGCTACAAACCTGATGTGAAATCAGGTTGGGAAGAATATTGGGTAGGCTTCAACGGCTATTATATACAGCAACTAATGAAGAATCTAAACTTTAATCCGGCCAGGCCATTTGTGGACATAAAGTCAAATAAAGAAATTCTGGTACTCTTACACCGGATATTTGATCAGGTGAAGGCTGCTAGTGTTGGCTATCACCAGCAAATTGCCGGGATTACTTTGCAGATATTAGGAGTATTAAATACAATTTCTAGATTTAAAGCTTATGATAACGACCCGGTCGGAAGATTAATCGCGAAAGCAGAGTTTATCCTGCAAGAGTCCTACGAAACGCAGGTTGACGTAGAAGAGTTAGCCAGTCAGTTACCAATGGGCTATTCTGCTTTCCGAAAAGCCTTTAAGCGTATAACCGGCGTCTCGCCCAATCAGTATCATCTTAATCTTCGCTTATCCCGCGCCAGAGACTTGCTCATTAACACGAATCTGAATATTAGCGAAATTACCAATCAGACCGGTTTTGAATCAGTATATTATTTTTCAAAACTGTTCAAGAAGAAAAATGGCCTTTCGCCCGTCGCATTTCGAAAGCAGGAAAGCATTATCTGA
- a CDS encoding SusC/RagA family TonB-linked outer membrane protein: MRQYYNRGWTYCSIILTIAILLFNCSRVVAQTQKITGTVRDVQGAALPGVSVVVAGTSTGTITDVEGKFSISAAKGNTLNFSFVGYQPFSEKIANADVLNIQLVTDETNLSEVVVVGYGTQTKRELTGAISNIKAAELKDIPATNISQRLQGKLAGVQINQNTGQPGAELSIRIRGAASINAGNNPLIVVDGFPTTSGLNVINPDAIESITVLKDAAAASLYGSRAANGVILVTTKQAKNGQRNVQFSSFVGVQSVSDRGKPDLMNAPEFAQFKKEYYEDAALYEGYKGGVPQQYQNPSQYSPNDGTNWFNVLLRTAAIQDYNLSISTDAKTVQSVVHLGYNKQDGVMLNNSASRFTVRANNIFSVSPKLRLGMNLAATHYVTNITPGLGEGRNIIQVAYLSDPTLKYKNDDGTYPIGFAPPGMFSTPNYYQVLMQTVNPAKYMVLIGNAYVDYQILKGLNVKSSININTSNDINRLFQPSTILGGPTPAASASGSYNTANYLSWLSENTLTYNRSFGNHNLEALLGYTTQKVKMENSNINGSQFPDNSVQWLNVAANRIGNVGASDYSLISYLGRLNYNYKGNYLLSLAFRSDGSSRFGSNKRFGTFPSASFGWVVSDEKFMNRYKSINFLKVRASYGQVGNNNIGNYTYLAGVNPSNYVFNNALASGRVLSGIGNSNLTWETTTGFDAGLDLSLLNNRINFTYDYYYKKTDGLLYAIDIPVQSGYSAVSSNIGRFDFWGHEFAIDTRNIEGKFNWSTSFNISFNRNLVRKLGTNNAPIGGYQEYWDDNRTAVGHPIGLFYGYVNTGVYMTQQEFDSQPHGATSMIGTARFADINGDGKIDINDRTYIGNPNPDFVYGMTNTLSYKKLDLSIVIAGTVGNDIADDAFQSTENIDGVFNVRKGVARRWRSPENPGDGIYPRTRAGTTADFRNFSTRQVFSGTYLAVKNITLGYLIPIGNNKTIKSFRAYFSTQNPVLFTKYPGMNPEVGLAGLNGLNQGRDFTAFPIARVYTLGVNVNF; the protein is encoded by the coding sequence ATGAGACAATATTACAATCGGGGTTGGACGTATTGTTCGATCATTCTAACGATAGCTATACTGCTTTTTAATTGTTCCAGAGTTGTAGCACAGACTCAAAAAATCACCGGTACTGTCCGGGATGTGCAGGGGGCTGCGCTTCCAGGTGTTAGTGTGGTTGTCGCCGGTACATCAACCGGTACGATTACCGATGTCGAGGGAAAATTCTCTATTTCGGCAGCGAAAGGCAATACACTTAACTTTAGCTTTGTTGGTTACCAGCCTTTCAGTGAAAAAATTGCTAACGCTGACGTACTGAATATTCAACTGGTTACTGATGAGACCAACTTAAGTGAGGTGGTCGTCGTTGGGTATGGCACCCAAACCAAGCGAGAACTGACCGGGGCTATTAGTAATATCAAAGCCGCTGAATTAAAAGACATTCCTGCCACCAACATCAGCCAGCGGCTTCAGGGAAAACTGGCAGGTGTACAAATTAACCAGAACACTGGCCAGCCGGGAGCCGAATTGAGCATCAGGATACGGGGAGCCGCTTCTATCAATGCGGGTAATAACCCCCTGATTGTTGTTGATGGCTTTCCAACAACGAGTGGATTGAACGTAATAAACCCAGATGCCATCGAATCCATTACGGTATTAAAAGATGCGGCAGCGGCCTCGCTTTACGGGTCGCGGGCGGCCAATGGGGTTATTTTAGTGACAACTAAGCAGGCGAAGAATGGACAACGGAATGTTCAGTTCAGCAGCTTTGTGGGGGTACAGTCCGTTTCAGACCGCGGGAAACCCGATTTGATGAACGCTCCGGAATTTGCCCAGTTCAAGAAGGAATATTACGAGGATGCCGCTCTGTATGAGGGCTATAAGGGCGGGGTTCCTCAGCAGTACCAGAATCCTTCCCAATACAGTCCAAACGACGGCACAAACTGGTTTAATGTTTTGCTGCGAACAGCAGCTATCCAGGATTATAATCTTTCCATTTCTACCGACGCCAAAACCGTTCAATCAGTCGTTCATTTAGGCTACAATAAGCAGGACGGCGTCATGCTTAATAATTCAGCCAGTCGCTTTACGGTTCGAGCCAATAATATCTTCTCGGTCTCTCCTAAACTCAGACTTGGCATGAATCTGGCAGCTACCCACTATGTTACCAATATAACCCCTGGTTTGGGCGAAGGACGTAACATCATTCAGGTAGCTTATTTGTCCGATCCGACCTTGAAGTATAAAAATGATGACGGGACTTATCCAATTGGGTTTGCACCACCGGGCATGTTCTCGACGCCTAATTATTATCAGGTATTGATGCAAACGGTGAATCCAGCTAAGTACATGGTCCTCATCGGTAATGCGTATGTTGATTATCAGATACTCAAAGGGCTGAATGTTAAATCCAGTATCAACATTAATACCAGCAATGATATTAACCGGCTGTTCCAACCCTCCACAATTTTAGGCGGGCCAACACCGGCAGCGTCGGCCAGTGGTAGTTACAATACCGCAAATTATTTATCCTGGTTGTCCGAAAATACGCTGACCTACAACCGATCCTTCGGCAATCATAATCTGGAAGCACTGCTTGGCTATACGACCCAGAAGGTTAAAATGGAGAATAGCAACATCAACGGCAGTCAATTCCCGGATAACAGCGTTCAATGGTTAAACGTAGCTGCCAATCGAATCGGTAACGTTGGCGCCAGTGACTATTCGTTGATTAGCTATCTGGGACGGCTGAACTACAACTACAAAGGAAACTACCTGCTTTCACTGGCTTTCCGTAGCGATGGTTCGTCAAGGTTTGGGTCTAATAAACGATTCGGAACATTCCCTTCAGCTTCGTTTGGCTGGGTGGTTTCCGATGAGAAGTTCATGAATCGCTACAAATCCATTAATTTTCTTAAGGTAAGAGCGAGTTACGGTCAAGTTGGCAATAACAACATTGGTAATTACACGTACCTGGCCGGCGTTAACCCATCGAACTATGTGTTTAATAACGCGTTAGCGTCTGGACGCGTCCTGTCGGGTATTGGCAATTCCAATTTAACCTGGGAAACGACTACGGGCTTTGACGCTGGTTTAGATCTTTCGCTGTTAAACAATCGTATTAATTTCACTTACGATTATTATTACAAGAAAACAGACGGTCTTCTGTATGCCATCGACATTCCCGTACAGTCGGGTTACTCAGCCGTTTCATCAAACATTGGCCGGTTTGACTTCTGGGGTCATGAGTTTGCCATTGACACGCGAAACATAGAAGGGAAGTTTAACTGGAGCACCAGTTTCAATATTTCCTTTAACCGTAACCTGGTTCGTAAACTCGGTACCAACAATGCGCCTATTGGCGGCTATCAGGAGTATTGGGATGACAACCGTACAGCGGTGGGTCACCCGATCGGCCTCTTTTACGGCTACGTTAATACGGGTGTATATATGACTCAGCAGGAATTTGACAGCCAGCCGCATGGCGCTACGTCGATGATAGGTACCGCCCGTTTTGCGGACATCAATGGAGATGGAAAAATCGACATCAATGACCGGACGTACATTGGCAATCCAAATCCCGACTTTGTCTACGGAATGACCAATACGCTGAGTTACAAGAAGCTCGACCTATCCATTGTTATCGCCGGAACCGTTGGAAATGATATTGCCGATGACGCATTTCAGTCAACCGAAAACATAGATGGTGTATTTAACGTGCGCAAGGGCGTGGCCCGACGGTGGCGTTCGCCCGAAAATCCAGGAGACGGCATTTATCCCAGAACCCGGGCAGGCACGACGGCCGATTTCCGAAATTTTTCAACCCGTCAGGTTTTCAGCGGAACGTATCTGGCCGTTAAGAACATTACGCTTGGGTATCTGATCCCAATCGGCAACAACAAGACCATTAAAAGCTTCCGGGCATATTTCAGCACACAGAACCCGGTACTGTTTACCAAGTATCCGGGCATGAACCCCGAAGTTGGTCTGGCCGGTTTAAACGGCCTCAATCAGGGTCGTGACTTTACCGCCTTCCCTATTGCCAGAGTGTACACCCTTGGCGTTAACGTTAACTTCTGA